One window of Methylococcus sp. EFPC2 genomic DNA carries:
- the rsmG gene encoding 16S rRNA (guanine(527)-N(7))-methyltransferase RsmG, with translation MSTVEELLSEGLAALGLPADSIRQARLLEFLNLMGKWNRIYNLTAIASPQDRVRLHLLDSLAILPHLQGERVLDVGTGAGLPGIPLAIYSPTHRFTLLDSNSKKTRFVQQAAIELGLRNVQVVHSRIEQFRDAEGYDVVLARAYASLADIVRQTGSLLKPGGTILAQKGKLPASEIAELTGWDVEGQALAVPGVEAERHLIKIRNRG, from the coding sequence GTGAGTACCGTCGAAGAACTGCTGAGCGAGGGCCTCGCCGCCTTGGGTCTGCCCGCCGATTCGATCCGGCAAGCGCGCTTGCTGGAATTCCTGAACCTGATGGGCAAGTGGAACCGCATCTACAACCTGACCGCCATCGCCTCACCGCAAGACCGGGTGCGTCTGCACCTGTTGGACAGCTTGGCCATCTTGCCGCATCTGCAGGGCGAGCGGGTGCTGGACGTGGGAACGGGCGCCGGGTTGCCCGGCATTCCGCTGGCGATCTACTCGCCGACACATCGTTTTACGCTGCTGGACAGCAACTCCAAGAAGACCCGCTTCGTCCAGCAGGCCGCCATCGAACTGGGCTTGCGCAACGTGCAAGTGGTGCATAGCCGTATCGAGCAGTTCCGCGACGCGGAGGGCTACGATGTGGTCTTGGCGCGTGCTTATGCCAGTCTGGCTGACATCGTCAGACAGACCGGCTCCTTGCTGAAGCCCGGTGGGACCATCCTCGCGCAGAAGGGCAAACTGCCCGCAAGCGAGATCGCCGAGTTGACGGGCTGGGACGTGGAAGGACAGGCGCTCGCGGTGCCCGGCGTGGAGGCCGAACGCCATCTCATCAAAATCAGAAATCGGGGATAG
- a CDS encoding ParB/RepB/Spo0J family partition protein, whose amino-acid sequence MSVKKRGLGRGLDALLGTTRTDVIGGSDKLRTLPVEFLKSGRFQPRKDFDPAGLQELADSISAQGVVQPIVVRASVDPDRYEIIAGERRWRAAQLAGLHEIPAVVREVTDQAALAIALIENIQREDLNPLEEAEALRRLLEEFSMTHQQVADAVGKSRATVTNLLRLNELNPDAKAYLQSGAIEMGHARAILGVAYDKQGEIAGKVAEKQLTVRETESLIRKLNEAPGEAQLVPRQDPDIERLVERMTQTLGVRVEIKHGKKGVGKLIINYDNLDQLDGVLKRLE is encoded by the coding sequence ATGAGCGTTAAGAAAAGAGGGCTGGGGCGCGGACTCGACGCCTTGCTCGGTACCACACGCACCGACGTCATCGGAGGCAGCGACAAGTTGCGCACGCTGCCCGTCGAGTTCCTGAAGAGCGGGCGATTCCAGCCGCGCAAGGACTTCGATCCCGCCGGCCTGCAGGAGCTGGCCGACTCCATCAGCGCGCAGGGCGTGGTGCAACCCATCGTCGTGCGCGCAAGCGTCGATCCCGATCGGTATGAAATCATCGCCGGCGAACGCCGCTGGCGGGCCGCGCAACTGGCGGGATTGCACGAGATACCGGCCGTGGTTCGCGAAGTTACCGATCAGGCGGCATTGGCGATCGCGTTGATCGAAAACATCCAGCGCGAAGACCTCAATCCTTTGGAGGAAGCAGAGGCGTTGCGCCGCTTGCTGGAGGAGTTCTCCATGACGCATCAGCAGGTGGCCGATGCGGTGGGCAAGTCGCGCGCCACGGTGACCAATCTGCTGCGTCTGAACGAACTGAATCCCGATGCGAAGGCCTACCTGCAAAGCGGCGCCATCGAGATGGGGCACGCGCGTGCCATCCTGGGCGTCGCTTACGACAAGCAGGGCGAAATCGCCGGCAAGGTCGCGGAAAAACAACTGACCGTGCGGGAAACCGAAAGTCTGATACGCAAGCTCAACGAGGCGCCCGGTGAGGCCCAGCTTGTTCCGCGGCAGGACCCGGACATCGAGCGCCTGGTCGAGCGCATGACCCAGACCCTGGGCGTCAGGGTGGAAATCAAGCACGGCAAAAAAGGGGTCGGCAAACTGATCATCAACTATGACAATCTCGACCAGTTGGATGGCGTATTGAAGCGCCTGGAATGA
- a CDS encoding ParA family protein has product MAKIIAVANQKGGVGKTTTSVNLAASLASTQRRVLLVDIDPQGNATMGCGVDKKNVRHTVYDVLLGLSAIREAVVELTTLGLHLLPGNADLTAAQVELLQKADRERILATALRDCRDRYDYILIDCPPSLNMLTVNALVAADSVLIPMQCEYYALEGLSDLMDTLRNIRDTVNPRLGIEGLLRTMYDARSRLAGEVSGQLQEHFGDKVLRTIVPRNIRLAEAPSHGLPVIHYDKSSRGAVAYLALAGEIVRRNENGARPD; this is encoded by the coding sequence ATGGCTAAAATCATTGCGGTGGCCAATCAGAAGGGGGGCGTGGGCAAGACCACCACCAGCGTCAACCTGGCGGCATCGCTCGCCTCGACGCAACGGCGCGTGCTGCTGGTGGACATCGATCCGCAGGGCAATGCCACCATGGGCTGCGGCGTGGACAAAAAAAACGTGCGGCACACCGTCTACGACGTCCTGCTCGGATTGTCCGCCATCCGCGAGGCGGTCGTCGAGCTCACCACCCTCGGCCTGCATTTGTTGCCCGGCAACGCCGACCTGACCGCCGCCCAGGTGGAACTGCTGCAGAAGGCCGATCGTGAGCGCATACTCGCGACGGCCTTGCGGGACTGCCGCGACCGTTACGATTACATCCTCATCGACTGCCCGCCGTCTTTAAACATGCTGACCGTCAACGCACTGGTGGCGGCGGACAGCGTGTTGATCCCCATGCAGTGCGAGTATTACGCGCTGGAAGGCCTGTCCGACCTGATGGACACCTTGCGCAACATCCGCGATACGGTGAACCCCAGGCTGGGCATCGAAGGCCTGCTGCGCACCATGTATGACGCGCGCAGCCGGCTTGCGGGGGAAGTGTCCGGCCAGTTGCAGGAACATTTCGGCGACAAGGTGCTGCGCACCATCGTGCCCCGCAACATCCGCCTGGCCGAGGCGCCCAGTCACGGCCTGCCGGTCATCCATTACGACAAATCCTCCCGCGGCGCGGTGGCCTATCTGGCGCTGGCGGGAGAGATCGTCCGGCGCAACGAGAACGGCGCTCGACCCGATTGA